A section of the Actinacidiphila sp. DG2A-62 genome encodes:
- the tpg gene encoding telomere-protecting terminal protein Tpg, which yields MPKGAGAQFRFLLAGAKGSTAAVAARLGISRRTVQRYAAGRLRRPQKALRAALEEETARDWQPGVRARVREQASSGGGLLIEARARFGFRAALGSTDDPRMRLIRQTVSPDHAGRDPRRPRAGRDRS from the coding sequence TTCCTGCTGGCCGGCGCGAAGGGCTCCACAGCGGCCGTAGCCGCCCGTCTGGGCATCTCCCGCCGCACCGTGCAGCGGTACGCCGCAGGCAGGCTCAGGCGGCCGCAGAAGGCCCTGCGGGCGGCCCTGGAAGAGGAGACCGCGCGGGACTGGCAGCCGGGGGTTCGCGCCCGGGTCCGCGAACAGGCCTCCTCCGGCGGCGGCTTGCTGATCGAGGCCCGTGCCCGGTTCGGGTTCCGGGCCGCGCTCGGCTCCACCGACGACCCGCGCATGCGGCTCATCCGGCAGACCGTCTCCCCGGACCACGCGGGCCGGGACCCTCGCCGCCCGCGAGCGGGGCGCGACCGAAGCTGA